GCTCCTCCCGGCTCAGTCGGCCAAGGAGACCCGTGGTCACCGTGATCGTTGCCTCTTCCGGCTTCCTCCCCGTGGCGAAGGCGTTGATTCCCTGTGCGTCCATCACGTACACTTTCGGCATGGGCAGTCCCGCCGCGATTTTCATCTCCTCGACGACGTTCCGAAGCTGCTGATGTTCCTCGGGATCGGCTTCCCTGGCATCGTGGATCGAGAGGACGATCGAGGAACCGCTGAAGTAGGCGGTGGAAGCCAGGATGGCGTACAGGATCAGGGCGAGGGATAGCCCGAGCTCGAGACTTCCGTAGGCTTTCCCGATGACCCCCCCGAGCCCGAAAAAGGCGACGAGCAGAAGAAGGAAAAGGAGCCTCGACATGCGCACGTTGCTCGCCGCGGCCTCGTTGAAGGGAAGCATCTGCACGGGGCGCAGGGACGAGAACCCCCTGTGCGCGAAAGGCTCCTGGCAGAGGTTGCAGTAGACCGCGTCGGCGGGATTTTGCGTCCCGCACTTGGGACACGATCGCCCGAAGGTTTGGGGGACATTCCGATCTCGAGTCTCGCGTCGAGGAGTGTCCCCCCCCATGGGTTTACCTCAGGTCGGCTTTCGGGACGGCCTTGTCTTCCTCTCCGGCGGTGAAATATTCCGAGGGCCTGAAGTCGAACACCGATGCGATCACGTTGGAGGGGATCGACTGGATCGTATTATTGTACGTCATTACCGAATCGTTGTAGTACTGGCGCGCGAAGGAGATCTTGTTCTCGGTGCCGGTCAGCTCTTCCTGCAGCGACGCCACGTTTTGGTTGGCTTTGAGATCCGGGTAGTTCTCCGCGACGGCGAAGAGGCTTTTCAGCGATTCCGTGAGAGCGTTCTCCGCCTCGGCCTGCGCGGCGGCCCCCTTTGCGGAGACGGCCGTGCCCCTCGCCTCGACCACACGGGTAAGCGTCTCCTGTTCATAGGTCATGTAGTCCTTGACGACCTCGACAAGGTTGGGGATGAGGTCGTGGCGGCGCTTCAGCTGCACCTCGATCTGGTGCCAGGCGTTCTGGATCTGGTTGCGCAGCCGGACGAGCCGGTTGTACGTCCCGACGAACCAGGCCACGACGGCCACCGCGACGATTGCCGGAATCCAATGCATGTCTCTGGTCTCCCCGTTGGTTTTTTCCCGACGGACCGCTATTCCCCGGCCAGTCTAACGGATGTAAGATGAATGTCAACTTGAAGCCCTCTTCCGACAAAAACAGGGACGCAAAGCCTTCGGGCGGCCCGCTGTTTCCCGAGCTCCTGGCTCCAGCGGGCTCCGTGGAGGCGTACTTCGCCGCGGTATCGGCGGGGGCGGACGCGGTCTACCTCGGCCTCCAGAAGTTCAGCGCCCGCGAGCGGGCGGAGAACTTCACGCTGGAGGAGCTCTGCCGCGTCCTGCCGCACGCGCGGCAGCGCGGGGTTCGCGTCTACCTTGCGATGAACACCGTCCTCACGGAGGCCGACCTCCCCGAGGCGATCGCGATGCTGCACCAGGCGGCGCCCCTTCTCCCCGACGCCGTCATCGTGCAGGACCTGGGCCTCCTGCGGATCGTGCGAGAGTTCTTCCCCGGGATCTCTCTCCATGTCAGCACGCAGGCAGGGTGCGCCTCGGCCGCGGCCGCGGGGGAATTCGCCCGACTGGGAGCGGAACGGGTGATCCTGGAACGCCACCTGCGGCTCGAGGAGGTGCGGCAGATCGTCGCCCGATCCCGGGTCGACGTCGAGATCTTCGTGCACGGCGCGATGTGCTACTCCTATTCGGGGAAGTGCTTCTTCTCCTCCTATCTCGGGGGCAAGTCCGGCAACCGCGGGGCGTGCGTGCAGCCGTGCCGGCGCCTCTACGGACATGAAGGGGGGGAGGAGGCGGTTTTTTCGACGCGCGACCTTTCCCTGGTCGATCTCCTCCCGGAGCTCGTCCCGCTGGGGTTTGCCGCCTTCAAGATCGAAGGGCGGATGCGAAGCGCGGAGTACGTCGCCGGCGTGGTGTCCGCCTACCGGACCGCACTGGACCTCATCCGCTCGGGAAAGCCCGCGGAGGGTGTCGCAGAGGGAAGGAAGATCCTGTCCGAAGTGATCGGCCGGGAAGAAACGCGGGGGCTCACGGGGGGGGCGTTCCCCGGCGAGGTCGTCGCGGGGGGAAGCACCGGGAACGTGGGGGAACTGCTGGGCGCCATCCGCGAGGTTCGCGACGGGTGGGCGTTTCTCCCCGGAGAGGTGCCTGTTTCGCGGGGAGACCGGCTCCGGGTGCAGTTCCAGAGCGACGGCTCGGGGAAGGGCTTCACGGCGCTTTCGATGAGGGCCGATCCGCGCGGCTTCTACGTGACGGTTCCTTTCCCCGTTTCCCCGGGGGATCTCCTGTTCCGCGTGGGAGGCGGAGGACGCGCGGAGATCACCCGCCAGGCCAGGAAGGAAATGGATGCGATCCGGCCGGAGGGGGCGCGCTTCCACGTTGTCGTCGGGGAGACGGTCGTCGCCGTCGAAGCGGCTTACGGGAGGGTGAAGCAATCGTTCTCCTTCCGTATTTCGGGAGGGAGGGACTCCGCGGGGAGCAGGCTTCCACCCGACGCCGAAGGAAAGCTGGCGGCCGTCTACCACTGCGACCTCCCGCTGGGGGAGATCCGCGTCGAGGGGCACGGCGCCGGGGTTTCCTGGCCCGACGTGGAGGCCCTGTTCGTCAAGGCCGCCCGGAAGTTCGACAAGGATTTCTATCTCGCAGGAAAGGAGCTGCGCCTCTCCATCCTCCCCGCGCTCCGTGTGGCGGGGAACCGACAGGAGAAGATTCCGGCGGTTTTCTTTACCGGCTGCCGGGCCGACCAGCTGGCGTACCTTCCCGCGGGAGAAGAGATCGTTCCCGTTGTGGAATTTTCCCGCGGGCTCGCGCGGGATCCCTCTCCGGCCGGCCAGGGAGCGTTCCGGAACCGGGCCTACCTCCGGCTGCCGGCGCCCTTCCTGGAGGCCGACGCCGCGTTTCTCCGGCGGACCGTCAAGGAAGCGGTCCGAAAGGGGCACCGGCGATGGGTGGTTTCCGACGTCGGCCATTTCGGGCTATTCTCCGGGTTCGACCTGCGGCGGGAAGTGACCCTGATCAGCGATTCCTACCTGTATGCCTTCAACATGGGGGCGCTGTCCGTCCTGTCCCGGATGGGCGCTTCGCGGATGGTCCTCCCCATCGAGGCGCCGCTTTCCTCCCTCCGGGCGGTGGGAAAATATCTGCACGGGCTGGGAATCGCGGTGGCCTACGCATCCATCCCCCTCATGATTTCCCGGCTGGTCCCCGCCGGTGGGGTCCGGGGAGGGGAAGTCGTGAGTCCGAGGGCGGAACGGTTCACCGTCGAGGTGGACGAACGGGGTTCGACCCTCCGGCCCGTGCGGCCGTTCTCCGCCTCCGGGGCCCTGCACGAGATCCGCGCCGCGGGGATTCAGGATTTTTACGTGGACGTGCGGCACGTTCCCCCGCAAGAGATCGGGGCGATCTTTATCGCACTGCGGGAGGACCGGAAGATCCCCGATGCGTCCACCTTCAACCTCTTCCGGGGTAATTTCTGACTTGGCGGCGATAGAAAAGGTCCGCAACATCGGGATCATCGCCCACATCGACGCCGGGAAGACGACGTTCACGGAGCGTGTGCTGTTCTACGCGGGGGTCACCCACCGCATGGGGGAGGTCCACGAGGGGGACGCCCAGATGGACTACCTCCCGCAGGAGCGGGAGCGCGGGATCACGATCACGGCGGCGGTGACCCAGTTTTCCTGGCTGGGGGCGGAGGTCCACCTGATCGACACGCCGGGACACGTCGACTTCACGATCGAGGTGGAACGCTCGCTGCGTGTGCTGGATGCCGCCGTGGTGATCTTCGAGGGGGTGGCCGGCGTGGAGGCGCAGTCCGAGGTGGTATGGAGACAGGCGGACCGGCACCGTGTCCCCCGCCTGGCCTTCATCAACAAGATCGACCGTCCGGGCGCGGACTTCGACCGGGTGATCGCGGAGATGAAGAAGAATCTGGGCGCCCGGGGGGTGCCGGTGACCGTTCCGCTCTTCCTGGACGGGGCATTCCGATCCGTGGCCGACCTCCTCACCATGGAGCGGCTGGAGTTTTCGGAAAACGGCGAGGGGTCGGAAGTCCGGCGAGCGCCCTTGTCGGACGAAGAGAAAACGGGCGTCGCCCGCTATCGCGAGGCACTGCTGGAGGCGGCGGCCGACGCCGACGACGCCGTTGCGGAAAAATTCCTTGCCGGCGAGGAGATCCCCCTCCCGCTGCTCCGGGGGGCGGTGCGCAAAGGCACGATCGCTGCACGTTTCTTCCCCGTGTACGCCGGCGCCGCGCTACGCAACAAGGGGATTCAGCCGGTGATGGACGGGATCGTCCACTTCCTGCCGTCCCCCGTGGAGGCCCCCCCCATGAGAGGGGACAATCCCCGAACGGGAGTCCCCGCGAAACGGGAACCCAGCCCGCAGGCCCCCTTCTCGGCGCTCGTGTTCAAGGTGCTGATCGAAGAGGGGCGCCGCACGGTCTACCTTCGGGTCTACTCCGGAAAGGTGTCGGAAGGGGACGTGGTGTACAACGCAACGACCGGCGGGGAAGAAAAGATCGCGCGCCTGTTCCGCATCCACGCGGCGAAGAAGGAGCGGATCGAGGAGGCGAGGGCGGGGGACATCGTCGGAGCCATGGGGGTGAAATCGGCGCGCACCGGCGACACGCTCTCCGATCCGAAGGTTCCCATCGTCTACGAATCCATCGAGATCCGGAAGCCGGTGGTGTCGATCGCCGTGGAGCCGAGGACCCTTCGCGACATGGACCGCCTGAGGGACACGCTGGACAACATCATCGACGAGGATCCCACCCTTTCGTGCAGGGAGGACGCCGACACCGGCCAGATCCTCCTGTCGGGAATGGGAGAGCTCCACCTGGAAGTGCTGGTGGAGCGGCTGGCGCGGGACTTCGGGCTCGCCGTCCGCACGGGGAAGCCGCAGGTCGTCTACCGGGAGACGGTCTCCGAGGCGGGCGAGGCGGAGACGGTCTTCGAGCGGGAGATTGCGGAGCGGCTGGTGAGCGTCAAGATCGCCCTCTCCGTGCGGCCTGCCCCCCGCGGCTCCGGCGTGAAGA
The sequence above is a segment of the Deltaproteobacteria bacterium RBG_16_64_85 genome. Coding sequences within it:
- a CDS encoding translation elongation factor G, whose product is MRPPSTSSGVISDLAAIEKVRNIGIIAHIDAGKTTFTERVLFYAGVTHRMGEVHEGDAQMDYLPQERERGITITAAVTQFSWLGAEVHLIDTPGHVDFTIEVERSLRVLDAAVVIFEGVAGVEAQSEVVWRQADRHRVPRLAFINKIDRPGADFDRVIAEMKKNLGARGVPVTVPLFLDGAFRSVADLLTMERLEFSENGEGSEVRRAPLSDEEKTGVARYREALLEAAADADDAVAEKFLAGEEIPLPLLRGAVRKGTIAARFFPVYAGAALRNKGIQPVMDGIVHFLPSPVEAPPMRGDNPRTGVPAKREPSPQAPFSALVFKVLIEEGRRTVYLRVYSGKVSEGDVVYNATTGGEEKIARLFRIHAAKKERIEEARAGDIVGAMGVKSARTGDTLSDPKVPIVYESIEIRKPVVSIAVEPRTLRDMDRLRDTLDNIIDEDPTLSCREDADTGQILLSGMGELHLEVLVERLARDFGLAVRTGKPQVVYRETVSEAGEAETVFEREIAERLVSVKIALSVRPAPRGSGVKISDRLRLLSLPQEAADAVEQGVREGTFTGILGYPVDDVTVEVSHVEFLSGTASPLVAKVAAVRAFLIACEKGRPYLLEPIMEVEIHVPDEFLGGVIGDINSRRGRVTLVDRRQEASLLSAQVPLKEMFGYVTALRSLSQGRGTYLMKFSHYDRA